In one Drosophila ananassae strain 14024-0371.13 chromosome 4 unlocalized genomic scaffold, ASM1763931v2 tig00000066, whole genome shotgun sequence genomic region, the following are encoded:
- the LOC123257798 gene encoding dihydrolipoyllysine-residue succinyltransferase component of 2-oxoglutarate dehydrogenase complex-like → MSKIIEIRAPKTLGGESVTEGIVKIKKGIGEAVKVDDLIFEIETDKTALELTAEASGQITEFLVKEDDVISPDQLLAKLSVGEVKEEAKKEDKSESAAKKDAPSARKIMEENAISAESVKGTGMGGRITKADVIGHMNKAEQPAIKQYELPKSVVNGEQREERVKMSKIRQVIAARLKASQNTAAILTTFNEIDMKNVMDLRTKYKDAFEKKYGIKLGFMSFFIKAAVQALKEIPEINAEISGDEIIYKHYYDIGVAVGTDKGLVVPVIRSADQMSFAEIELTLVALGKKAREGKLQVSEMEGATFTISNGGVYGSLLSTPIINPPQSGILGMHSIQNRPVAVGNAVEIRPMMYIALSYDHRIVDGKGAVTFLVKIKNYIEDPNRLVLEV, encoded by the coding sequence CAGTAAAAGTAGATGATCtgatttttgaaattgaaactgacaAAACAGCACTCGAATTAACTGCAGAAGCTTCAGGGCAAATAACTGAATTTCTTGTAAAGGAAGATGATGTGATAAGTCCTGATCAATTGTTAGCGAAGCTTTCCGTGGGAGAAGTAAAAGAGGAAGCGAAAAAAGAAGATAAAAGCGAAAGTGCTGCTAAAAAAGATGCTCCATCAGCTCGTAAAATTATGGAAGAAAATGCAATCAGTGCAGAAAGCGTCAAAGGAACTGGCATGGGAGGCAGAATAACAAAAGCAGATGTGATAGGCCATATGAACAAAGCTGAACAACCTGCAATAAAACAATATGAATTGCCAAAAAGTGTAGTAAATGGAGAGCAAAGAGAGGAACGAGTAAAAATGAGCAAAATAAGGCAAGTAATTGCCGCTCGTTTGAAAGCATCGCAAAATACTGCTGCAATACTGACCACGTTCAATGAAATTGACATGAAGAATGTCATGgatctaagaacgaaatataAGGACgcctttgaaaaaaaatatggaataaAACTTGGTTTTATGTCGTTTTTTATAAAGGCAGCGGTGCAAGCACTGAAAGAGATTCCTGAAATTAACGCTGAAATCTCAGGCGAtgaaatcatatataaacattACTATGACATAGGTGTTGCTGTTGGCACTGACAAAGGCCTTGTTGTGCCGGTTATTCGGAGTGCCGATCAGATGTCATTTGCCGAAATTGAATTGACTTTAGTTGCTCTTGGCAAAAAAGCACGAGAAGGTAAATTACAAGTATCAGAAATGGAAGGTGCAACATTTACCATTTCAAATGGCGGAGTATATGGTTCGCTCCTTTCTACTCCGATAATAAATCCTCCGCAATCTGGAATACTTGGAATGCATTCAATACAAAACAGGCCAGTTGCTGTTGGTAATGCAGTAGAGATCAGACCTATGATGTACATTGCTCTTTCTTATGATCACAGAATAGTTGATGGCAAAGGAGCAGTGACTTTCCtcgttaaaataaaaaattatatagaagATCCAAATAGGTTAGTTTTGGAAGTGTAG